A DNA window from Delphinus delphis chromosome 6, mDelDel1.2, whole genome shotgun sequence contains the following coding sequences:
- the EDF1 gene encoding endothelial differentiation-related factor 1 produces the protein MAESDWDTVTVLRKKGPTAAQAKSKQAILAAQRRGEDVETSKKWAAGQNKQHSITKNTAKLDRETEELHHDRVTLEVGKVIQQGRQGKGLTQKDLATKINEKPQVIADYESGRAIPNNQVLGKIERAIGLKLRGRDIGKPIEKGPRAK, from the exons ATGGCTGAGAGTGACTGGGACACGGTAACGGTGCTGCGCAAAAAGGGCCCCACGGCCGCCCAGGCCAAGTCCAAGCAG GCCATCTTAGCAGCTCAGAGACGAGGAGAAGATGTGGAGACTTCCAAGAAAT GGGCCGCCGGCCAGAACAAACAGCATTCGATCACCAAGAACACAGCCAAGCTGGACCGGGAGACCGAGGAGCTGCACCACGACCGGGTGACCCTGGAGGTGGGCAAGGTGATCCAGCAGGGCCGGCAGGGCAAAGGACTGACACAGAAGGACCTGGCGACG AAAATCAACGAAAAGCCACAGGTCATCGCGGACTATGAGAGTGGCCGGGCCATTCCTAACAACCAGGTTCTGGGCAAGATCGAGAGAGCCATCG GCCTCAAGCTCCGGGGGAGAGACATTGGGAAGCCGATCGAGAAGGGGCCGAGGGCGAAATGA
- the MAMDC4 gene encoding apical endosomal glycoprotein codes for MSLPGHLLPVLVLLLARSPGWAWGPSRCRPPREAVCNFVCDCRGCPDEAQCGYHGASPTLGAPFACDFEQDSCGWRDISTSGYSWLRDRAGATPEGPGPRSDHTLGTDLGWYAAAGTHRGREVATAALRSPTLREAAPSCELSLWYHVASGGVAELRLELTHGVETLTLWRSSGPWVPGWQELVVPTGRIQGDFRVTFSATRNATRRGAVALDDVAFWSCGLPTPQAHCPLGHHHCQNKACVEPHQLCDGEDNCGDGSDEDTPTCNHHTATDFERGLGLWNRSEGWARNHSAGGPQHPAWPHRDHSRNSAQGSFLVAVAEPSAPAILSSPEFQASAPEKCSLTFYHYLHGSEAGCLQVFLQTRSAGAPQAAVLLRRRHGELGAAWVRDRVDIQSKHPFRILLAGQTGPGGVVGLDDLILSDHCKPVPEVAGPPPGLWAPGPRSQLSSLQPWNFCEPGHLLCGELCVPPEQLCDFQQQCPGGEDEQECGTTDFESPSAGGWDDASVGRLQWVRLPAQDSGSPGMDASGAAGHFLSVQRAWGQLAEQARVLTPTLGPSGPRCELHMAYYFQSHPQEISCNFERGTCGWHTGHLTDAHWHRVESRGPGYDHTTGQGHFMLLDPTELPAQGPGAHLLTWPQSPAAAQECLSFWYHLYGPQIGTLRLAMRREGERERHLWSRSGTHGNRWHEAWATLHHPQDSSAKYQLLFEGLRDGYHGTMALDDMTVRPGPCWAPKRCSFEDSACGFSTGGRGLWTRQTNATGQAARGPPADHTTETAQGHYMVVDMSPQALPRGHVASLISEEHRPLAQAACLSFWYHLSLRNPGTLRVHVEEAERRQVLSIGTDGGFAWRLGSVDLQAERAWRVVFEAVAAGVERSYIALDDLLLQDGPCPRPASCDFEAGLCGWNHLPWPGLGGYSWDWSSGAAPSRYPQPPVDHTLGTEAGHFALFETGVLGPGGRAAWLRSQPLPATEASCLRFWYHMGFPEHFYKGELRVLLSSARGQLAVWGAGGRLRHQWLEGQVEVASAEEFQIVFEATLGGQPALGPIALDDVEYLAGQHCQLPTPSQGDTAVATSVPAVVGGTLLLLMLLVLLGLAGRRWLQNRGGCPFWGETDTVAPSFDNILFNAGHVTLPASVTNDQ; via the exons ATGTCTCTGCCCGGCCACCTCCTGCCCGTCTTGGTCCTGCTCCTGG CAAGGTCCCCGGGCTGGGCCTGGGGCCCCAGCCGCTGCAGACCCCCCCGCGAGGCCGTGTGCAACTTTGTGTGTGACTGCAGGGGCTGCCCCGACGAGGCCCAGTGCG GTTACCACGGGGCCTCACCCACCCTGGGCGCCCCCTTCGCCTGCGACTTCGAGCAGGACTCCTGTGGCTGGCGGGACATAAGCACCTCGGGCTACAGCTGGCTCCGAGACCGGGCAGGGGCCACGCCGGAGGGTCCAGGGCCGCGCTCGGACCACACTCTGGGCACTGACCTCG GCTGGTACGCGGCTGCTGGCACACACCGTGGGAGAGAGGTGGCCACCGCAGCCCTGCGCTCCCCAACCCTGCGTGAGGCAGCCCCCTCCTGTGAGCTGAGCCTCTGGTACCACGTGGCCTCTGGAG GTGTGGCCGAGCTGCGGCTGGAGCTGACCCACGGTGTGGAGACACTGACCCTGTGGCGGAGCTCGGGGCCCTGGGTCCCAGGCTGGCAGGAGCTGGTGGTGCCCACCGGCCGCATCCAGGGTGACTTCAGG GTGACCTTCTCTGCCACCCGAAACGCCACCCGCAGGGGTGCTGTGGCCTTGGACGACGTGGCCTTCTGGAGCTGTGGGTTGCCCA CCCCGCAGGCGCACTGCCCCCTTGGGCATCACCATTGCCAGAACAAGGCCTGCGTGGAGCCCCACCAGCTGTGCGACGGGGAGGACAACTGCGGCGACGGTTCAGATGAAGACACGCCCACCTGCA ACCACCACACGGCCACCGATTTTGAGAGGGGCCTGGGCCTGTGGAACCGCTCAGAGGGCTGGGCCCGGAACCACAGCGCGGGCGGTCCGCAGCACCCCGCCTGGCCGCACCGTGACCACAGCCGGAACAGCGCGCAGG GCTCCTTCCTGGTGGCCGTGGCAGAGCCCAGCGCCCCAGCCATCCTCTCCAGCCCCGAGTTCCAGGCCTCGGCCCCCGAGAAGTGCTCG CTCACCTTCTATCACTACCTGCACGGGTCCGAGGCCGGCTGCCTCCAGGTGTTCCTGCAGACGCGGAGCGCTGGCGCCCCCCAGGCCGCTGTCCTGCTGCGCAGGCGCCACGGGGAACTGGGGGCCGCCTGGGTCCGAGACCGCGTTGACATCCAGAGCAAGCACCCCTTTCGG ATCCTCCTGGCCGGGCAGACGGGCCCGGGGGGCGTCGTGGGCCTGGATGACCTCATCCTGTCTGACCACTGCAAACCAGTCCCAG AGGTGGCTGGCCCAcctcctgggctctgggctccaggTCCCCGGTCCCAGCTGTCCAGCCTGCAGCCCTGGAATTTCTGCGAGCCCGGACATCTCTTGTGTGGGGAGCTGTGTGTCCCCCCGGAGCAGCTGTGTGACTTCCAGCAGCAGTGCCCTGGGGGCGAGGACGAGCAGGAATGCG GCACCACGGACTTCGAGTCCCCCTCGGCCGGGGGCTGGGACGATGCCAGTGTGGGGCGGCTGCAGTGGGTGCGTCTCCCGGCCCAGGACAGCGGGAGCCCTGGCATGGACGCCAGCGGGGCCGCTG GGCACTTCCTGTCCGTGCAGAGGGCCTGGGGGCAGCTGGCAGAGCAGGCCCGCGTCCTCACACCCACCCTGGGCCCCTCTGGCCCCCGCTGTGAACTCCACATGGCTTACTATTTTCAGAGTCACCCCCAAG AGATCTCCTGTAACTTTGAGCGGGGCACCTGCGGCTGGCACACTGGCCACCTCACAGATGCCCACTGGCACCGAGTCGAGAGCCGTGGCCCTGGGTACGACCACACCACAGGCCAAG GCCACTTCATGCTCCTAGACCCCACGGaactcccagcccagggccccgGTGCTCACCTGCTCACCTGGCCCCAGTCACCCGCGGCCGCTCAGGAGTGCCTCTCCTTCTGGTACCACCTCTATGGGCCCCAGATCG GGACTCTGCGCCTGGCAATGAGgcgagaaggggagagagaaaggcacCTGTGGTCGCGGTCTGGCACCCACGGCAACCGCTGGCATGAGGCCTGGGccaccctccaccacccgcaggaCTCCAGTGCCAAGTACCAA CTGCTGTTCGAGGGCCTCCGGGACGGGTACCACGGCACCATGGCGCTGGACGACATGACTGTGCGGCCCGGGCCCTGCTGGGCCCCCAAGCGCTGCTCCTTCGAGGACTCCGCCTGCGGCTTCTCCACGGGGGGCCGGGGCCTCTGGACACGCCAGACCAATGCCACGGGCCAGGCGGCCCGGGGCCCCCCTGCAGACCACACCACAGAGACGGCTCAGG GGCACTACATGGTGGTGGACATGAGCCCGCAGGCCCTGCCCCGTGGCCACGTGGCTTCCCTGATTTCAGAGGAGCACAGGCCCCTGGCCCAGGCCGCCTGCCTGAGCTTCTGGTACCACCTGAGCCTCCGCAACCCAG GCACGCTGAGGGTCCACGTGGAGGAGGCCGAGAGGAGGCAGGTGCTCAGCATCGGCACCGATGGAGGGTTTGCCTGGCGCCTGGGCAGCGTGGACTTGCAGGCCGAGCGGGCCTGGAGG GTGGTGTTTGAGGCCGTGGCCGCCGGCGTGGAGCGCTCCTACATCGCGCTGGACGACCTGCTCCTCCAGGATGGGCCCTGCCCTCGGCCAG CTTCCTGTGACTTTGAGGCTGGTCTGTGTGGCTGGAACCATctgccctggcctggcctgggtggGTACAGCTGGGACTGGAGCAGTGGAGCCGCGCCCTCCCGCTACCCCCAGCCGCCTGTGGACCACACCCTGGGCACAGAGGCAG GCCACTTTGCTCTCTTCGAAACGGGCGTGCTGGGCCCGGGGGGCCGAGCGGCCTGGCTGCGCAGCCAGCCACTGCCCGCCACCGAGGCCTCCTGCCTCCGCTTCTGGTACCACATGGGCTTTCCTGAGCATTTCT ACAAGGGTGAGCTGAGGGTGCTCCTGAGCAGCGCCCGGGGTCAGCTGGCCGTGTGGGGCGCGGGCGGGCGCCTGCGGCACCAGTGGCTGGAAGGCCAGGTGGAAGTGGCCAGCGCCGAGGAGTTCCAG ATTGTGTTTGAAGCCACTCTGGGCGGCCAGCCAGCCCTGGGGCCCATTGCCCTGGATGATGTTGAGTACCTGGCCGGGCAACATTGCCAGCTGCCTACACCCAGCCAGG GAGACACAGCAGTGGCCACGTCGGTGCCAGCGGTGGTTGGTGgcaccctcctcctcctcatgCTGCTGGTGTTGCTTGGACTTGCGGGACGGCGCTGGCTGCAGAACAGGGGGGGCTGCCCCTTCTGGGGGGAGACGGACACCGTGGCCCCCAGCTTTGACAACATTCTGTTCAACGCG GGCCATGTCACCCTGCCAGCATCGGTCACCAATGACCAGTAG
- the PHPT1 gene encoding 14 kDa phosphohistidine phosphatase — protein sequence MTAADLSQIPDVDIDSDGVFKYVLIRVHAVPPSGAPAGESKEIVRGYKWAEYHADIYDKVSGEMQKKGYDCVCLGGGRISHQSQDKKIHVYGYSMGYGRAQHSVSTEKIKARYPDYEVTWADDGY from the exons ATGACGGCGGCGGACCTCTCCCAGATCCCCGACGTGGACATCGACTCCGACGGCGTCTTCAAGTATGTGCTGATTCGAGTCCACGCGGTGCCGCCCTCCGGGGCCCCGGCGGGGGAGAGCAAAGAGATCGTTCGCGGCTACAAGTGGGCCGAGTACCACG CGGACATCTATGACAAGGTATCAGGCGAGATGCAGAAGAAAGGCTATGACTGCGTGTGCCTGGGGGGCGGGCGCATCTCCCACCAGAGCCAGGACAAGAAGATCCATGTGTACGGCTACTCCATG GGTTACGGTCGCGCCCAGCACTCCGTCTCCACTGAGAAGATCAAAGCCAGGTACCCTGACTACGAGGTCACCTGGGCCGACGACGGCTACTGA